The Sporosarcina luteola genome contains a region encoding:
- the brnQ gene encoding branched-chain amino acid transport system II carrier protein, with protein sequence MQNKLSFSSYLLIGIMLFALFFGAGNLIFPAQLGQNAGTNLWPAVIGFLITGVGLPFLGILAMGFSGSRNLQDLASRVHPIYAILFTSLLYLTIGPFFAAPRTGAVAFDIGFSAYIPEEYTRFGLFIFTLIFFGVTLWLSLNPAKIVDRIGKIMSPAIIVLLLVLLAVAFVNPIGAIQSPVDVYADAAFMKGFMEGYNTMDALASLVFGIIVINVIRSMGVTNNVQILSATAKTGFVAAGFLGLIYVGIAYLGATTTEVFGLFDTGGPVLSGAASHYFGTFGSVMLAVIILLACLTTSIGLVTACGEYFHTIIPKVSYKVFVMIFTAFCFIVSNFGLSNIITYSIPVLMFLYPLAVVLMLLTFTSPLFNHSRIVYVSATAVAFLISVIDGVKTLYGTLGIVEQEWPNWLSNIVNFYDTILPYYSEGLGWLLPVVIVMLITGVIAKMIQPSVQYKEHSN encoded by the coding sequence ATGCAGAATAAACTGTCTTTTTCATCGTATCTATTAATCGGAATCATGTTGTTTGCCCTTTTCTTTGGCGCCGGAAACTTGATCTTTCCCGCTCAATTGGGTCAAAATGCAGGGACGAATTTGTGGCCTGCAGTCATCGGCTTTCTCATAACAGGGGTAGGATTGCCTTTTCTTGGGATACTAGCAATGGGCTTTTCGGGAAGCCGGAACTTGCAGGATTTGGCAAGTCGGGTTCACCCAATCTACGCAATCTTATTCACATCTTTATTATATTTAACGATCGGACCGTTCTTTGCAGCTCCAAGGACCGGAGCGGTTGCATTTGATATCGGATTTTCTGCATACATTCCGGAAGAGTATACGCGTTTCGGTTTGTTCATCTTCACACTCATCTTTTTCGGGGTGACATTATGGCTGTCGCTTAACCCGGCAAAGATCGTAGACCGGATCGGGAAAATCATGTCGCCGGCTATCATTGTTTTATTGCTCGTGTTGCTTGCCGTCGCTTTTGTCAATCCGATAGGAGCGATTCAATCCCCGGTGGATGTGTATGCGGATGCCGCGTTTATGAAAGGGTTCATGGAAGGGTATAACACGATGGATGCCTTGGCGTCGCTAGTCTTCGGCATTATTGTCATTAATGTCATCCGTTCCATGGGGGTTACGAACAATGTCCAAATCCTATCAGCAACAGCGAAAACCGGTTTTGTGGCGGCTGGATTTTTGGGACTCATCTATGTGGGGATTGCATACCTTGGAGCGACGACGACGGAAGTATTTGGTCTGTTTGATACTGGGGGTCCTGTATTAAGTGGGGCAGCATCGCATTACTTCGGCACTTTCGGTTCAGTTATGTTGGCTGTAATCATTTTACTTGCCTGCTTAACGACGAGTATCGGGTTAGTCACTGCTTGCGGTGAATATTTCCACACAATCATTCCAAAGGTAAGCTATAAAGTTTTTGTAATGATTTTCACAGCATTTTGCTTCATCGTCTCAAACTTCGGATTGTCCAATATCATTACGTATTCGATTCCTGTATTGATGTTTTTATATCCGCTCGCTGTTGTGCTCATGTTGCTGACATTTACTTCACCGTTGTTCAATCATTCAAGAATCGTATATGTCAGCGCGACGGCTGTGGCATTTTTGATAAGTGTTATTGATGGTGTGAAGACTCTCTACGGGACGTTGGGAATAGTTGAACAGGAGTGGCCGAACTGGCTAAGCAATATTGTGAATTTCTATGATACTATTTTGCCGTACTATAGCGAAGGCCTAGGCTGGCTTCTTCCGGTAGTGATTGTCATGCTGATTACTGGCGTCATCGCCAAAATGATTCAGCCGTCAGTGCAATATAAAGAGCACTCCAATTAA
- a CDS encoding AAA family ATPase: protein MKPIQLTMTAFGPYKGTETIDFRQLEDHRLFVVSGATGAGKTTIFDGICFALYGQASGEDRTEFRSMRSDFADDAVQTAVELIFEINGRAFRIMRQIPYTKSGNKSETTARSEFFELVDGGEVPFVDRQIVSEINRKVEELVGFTQAQFSQIVMLPQGEFRKFLTSDTENKETIMRKIFKTEDYREIVNRLKTKRDDANQQLMDGKRKMDGFIQQITSIIPPRESLIFEVLSQEYANALQVMGGLEKEISHYGMKRAEDEAKYTAAYEQHAEMLEAYHAAKKCNEQFEQLSQRKIALEKLQEEIPSVHVKEKRIADAERASIIHEIESQFRVLEEEVKSKEKDHQYAIAAVQKATKWLKENQHAYKKEEAKEQERGAVAERLIRLRDHLPAVTDLAAKEASVLNLKMKIGKLEGEYATTADRAETEKRKVAELNVQIEKSEQTITDYDELLEELNTIRLHYKTVRDFEKLKKEYTNWTEKRESASAKFIQTKNEFEAMQNAWLNNQAAYLAQTLHEGEACPVCGSAHHPAKNTGHDAETVSRDTLDLKRSNLADVESAFRSVEAKCESVFALLTEKEQEMIELQIIDGLDALVAKGQETAEKVERLKSVRTKLVSLKEQQKKADKETTDWIARKTEIEQALFEQKTLYAQESALLKREISSIPEGLRDLTRLQAEIKDTETQKRQMDEAWQRVRKNLEAAKEQLATSVNSEHHLKKSVDESIGKRDLAAVRFHKALQESEFSTEEEYRQAKMAEGDRLLLKEYVMQFKQRLHAVKEAIIELEAGLAGKEKTNLDGLLETIQSLKSAYEKAFTEWNNSIECEKALIRLKLEIEKTAKDVDNLERKVGKITDLFDVIRGQNDHKLSFERFIQIDYLERIIQSANERLRNLSNGQYELIRSDRQEVRGKQSGLGLDVYDAYTGQNRDVKTLSGGEKFNASLSLALGMADVIQSYQGAVSIETMFIDEGFGTLDEEALQKAVDTLIDLQKSGRMIGVISHVEELKTAFPAILEVQKSKEGHSVTRFILK, encoded by the coding sequence ATGAAGCCGATCCAATTGACGATGACTGCATTCGGACCTTATAAAGGGACGGAAACAATCGATTTCCGCCAGCTTGAAGACCATCGGCTGTTCGTTGTTTCCGGGGCGACAGGTGCTGGGAAGACAACGATTTTCGATGGAATCTGTTTTGCCTTATATGGACAGGCGAGTGGAGAGGACAGAACGGAATTCCGCTCGATGAGAAGTGATTTTGCAGATGATGCTGTTCAGACAGCCGTAGAATTGATTTTTGAAATAAATGGCCGTGCGTTTCGGATCATGAGGCAGATCCCCTATACAAAAAGCGGAAATAAAAGCGAGACGACTGCAAGAAGTGAATTTTTCGAACTGGTGGACGGCGGAGAAGTTCCCTTTGTCGATCGGCAAATCGTCTCGGAGATCAATCGGAAAGTCGAGGAGCTTGTCGGTTTTACACAAGCCCAATTCAGCCAGATCGTCATGCTCCCACAAGGTGAATTCCGGAAGTTCCTTACATCTGATACTGAAAATAAAGAAACGATCATGAGAAAAATCTTCAAAACGGAGGATTACCGGGAAATCGTCAATCGCTTGAAGACGAAAAGAGACGATGCAAACCAACAGTTGATGGATGGAAAAAGGAAAATGGATGGATTTATCCAACAAATTACGAGTATCATTCCACCCAGGGAGTCACTTATCTTTGAAGTTTTATCACAGGAGTATGCGAACGCTTTGCAAGTGATGGGTGGGCTCGAAAAGGAAATTTCCCATTATGGCATGAAGCGTGCCGAGGATGAAGCAAAGTATACAGCTGCCTATGAACAGCATGCTGAAATGTTGGAGGCGTATCACGCAGCTAAAAAGTGCAATGAGCAATTTGAGCAGTTAAGTCAACGAAAAATTGCCCTTGAAAAATTACAGGAGGAAATCCCTTCTGTGCATGTGAAGGAAAAGCGTATCGCTGACGCCGAGCGGGCATCCATCATCCATGAAATCGAAAGCCAGTTCCGAGTGTTGGAAGAAGAAGTAAAGTCGAAGGAAAAGGATCACCAATATGCAATTGCTGCGGTACAAAAGGCGACGAAATGGCTGAAAGAGAATCAGCATGCCTATAAGAAAGAGGAGGCAAAAGAGCAAGAAAGAGGAGCAGTTGCGGAACGACTCATCAGGCTGCGTGATCACCTCCCTGCCGTAACGGATTTGGCAGCTAAGGAAGCAAGTGTACTGAATTTGAAAATGAAGATTGGCAAATTGGAAGGCGAATACGCAACGACTGCTGATAGGGCAGAAACAGAAAAAAGAAAAGTGGCCGAACTGAACGTACAAATCGAGAAATCGGAACAAACGATCACCGATTACGACGAGCTGCTTGAAGAGTTGAACACAATCAGATTGCATTACAAGACCGTCCGTGATTTTGAAAAGCTGAAAAAAGAATACACAAACTGGACAGAAAAGAGAGAGAGTGCATCCGCCAAATTCATTCAAACGAAAAATGAGTTTGAGGCTATGCAAAATGCATGGTTGAATAATCAAGCCGCATATTTGGCGCAGACGTTACATGAAGGGGAGGCTTGTCCTGTCTGTGGAAGCGCCCATCACCCGGCGAAAAATACCGGTCATGATGCCGAAACTGTTTCCCGCGATACACTTGATTTGAAAAGGTCAAATTTGGCGGATGTTGAAAGTGCATTTCGATCAGTTGAGGCGAAATGTGAAAGTGTATTTGCCCTACTTACAGAAAAAGAACAAGAAATGATAGAGCTTCAAATCATTGACGGACTGGATGCATTAGTTGCAAAGGGGCAGGAAACAGCTGAGAAAGTGGAGCGATTAAAAAGTGTACGGACTAAACTCGTTTCACTTAAAGAGCAGCAAAAGAAAGCAGACAAGGAAACAACTGATTGGATTGCCCGCAAGACGGAAATCGAACAGGCATTGTTTGAACAAAAAACGTTATATGCGCAGGAATCTGCGTTACTGAAAAGGGAGATATCTTCCATTCCGGAAGGGCTGCGGGATCTGACTCGTCTTCAAGCGGAAATCAAGGATACGGAAACACAGAAACGCCAAATGGATGAAGCATGGCAACGCGTGAGAAAAAATTTGGAAGCGGCAAAGGAACAGCTGGCGACTTCTGTTAATTCAGAGCACCATTTGAAAAAATCCGTTGATGAAAGCATTGGAAAAAGAGATCTGGCGGCAGTCAGATTCCATAAGGCTTTACAAGAATCGGAATTCAGTACGGAAGAAGAATACCGGCAAGCGAAGATGGCAGAGGGGGACAGGCTCCTTCTGAAGGAATACGTCATGCAGTTCAAACAGCGTCTTCATGCAGTGAAGGAAGCAATTATTGAGCTGGAAGCCGGCCTTGCGGGAAAAGAGAAAACGAATCTGGACGGTTTACTGGAGACGATTCAATCGTTGAAGTCAGCATATGAAAAAGCGTTCACGGAGTGGAATAATTCCATTGAATGTGAAAAAGCATTGATCCGATTGAAGTTGGAAATTGAAAAAACGGCAAAAGACGTGGATAATCTGGAAAGGAAAGTCGGTAAAATAACGGACTTATTCGACGTTATCCGTGGCCAAAATGATCATAAGCTTTCATTTGAACGTTTCATTCAAATCGATTATTTGGAGCGTATCATCCAGTCTGCAAATGAAAGGCTGCGTAATTTATCCAATGGGCAATATGAATTGATCCGCAGCGATCGTCAGGAAGTCCGTGGAAAGCAAAGTGGATTAGGGCTAGATGTATATGATGCCTACACCGGACAAAACAGGGATGTGAAGACGTTATCAGGTGGGGAGAAATTCAATGCTTCACTCAGCTTAGCGCTCGGTATGGCGGATGTCATTCAGAGTTATCAAGGTGCTGTGTCAATTGAAACGATGTTCATCGATGAAGGGTTCGGTACATTGGATGAGGAAGCATTGCAAAAAGCGGTAGACACGCTGATCGATTTACAAAAGTCAGGAAGAATGATTGGTGTCATCTCGCACGTGGAAGAGTTGAAAACTGCATTCCCTGCCATACTTGAAGTACAGAAGTCCAAAGAAGGACATAGCGTTACTCGGTTTATATTGAAATGA
- a CDS encoding class I SAM-dependent methyltransferase has protein sequence MSDILLHRVLPFSKRLISETVLPGETVVDATAGNGNDTLFLAELVGEEGRVFAFDIQQAALEATANRLDKLNDRVSLILDSHENVDTYVKKTIGGAMFNLGYLPYSEDLSIITKPDSTIEAVDKLLGMLKKGGIITISVYDGHEGGKEERDALLDYVKSLHQADVHVIRYELLNQRKNPPFLIAIEKVRDFDEVVRVEE, from the coding sequence ATGAGTGATATTTTATTGCATCGTGTCTTGCCATTTTCAAAACGGTTGATCAGCGAAACTGTTCTGCCAGGTGAGACGGTTGTCGACGCGACTGCGGGAAACGGGAATGACACGTTATTCCTCGCAGAGCTCGTCGGTGAAGAAGGCCGCGTTTTCGCTTTCGATATCCAGCAAGCTGCCCTCGAGGCGACGGCAAACAGATTGGACAAACTCAATGACCGTGTCTCATTGATTTTGGACAGCCATGAGAATGTAGATACATACGTCAAGAAAACAATTGGCGGAGCGATGTTCAATTTAGGGTATCTACCGTATAGTGAAGATTTGTCCATCATCACAAAACCGGATTCCACGATTGAAGCTGTCGATAAGCTGCTGGGCATGCTTAAAAAGGGTGGAATTATAACGATATCCGTCTATGATGGACATGAAGGCGGGAAGGAAGAGCGCGATGCATTGCTCGATTATGTAAAGTCGCTCCACCAGGCCGATGTTCATGTTATCCGCTATGAATTGCTCAATCAACGAAAAAATCCCCCATTTTTGATCGCAATCGAAAAGGTGAGGGATTTTGATGAAGTTGTGCGCGTGGAAGAGTAA
- a CDS encoding MDR family MFS transporter: MPNKVWLLIIGMFVNVIGNSFLWPLNTIYMHEYLGKSLAVAGLVLMANAGAGVVGNLLGGFLFDRIGGFKSIMAGIIISILALGYLVYDHDWYPYIILLTVLGFSGGIIFPSMYAMVGTIWPEGGRKAFNSIYLAQNVGVAIGPALAGLIASVHIDYIFFANLIFYVIFLFIAYFGYKKLEIAPDRHTNVIRETERIKNKAPFYALLILVGGYLITWLVYSQWSTTISTHALALGVTLREYSFIWTINGLLIVIGQPIIKPLIKRLEKQLKAQMIIGTVIFIISFIVVSFAGSFKMFIVSMVILTFGEMIVWPAIPTLASQLAPKGRDGFYQGIVNSAATIGRMIGPLAGGILVEIYGMKMMLLLLTSLMAITIVTTLLYDRPLTSERKPEIQ, from the coding sequence ATACCCAATAAAGTTTGGCTTCTCATCATAGGAATGTTTGTCAATGTCATAGGGAACTCGTTCCTTTGGCCATTGAATACGATATATATGCATGAATATCTCGGTAAGTCGTTGGCGGTAGCCGGTCTTGTCCTGATGGCGAATGCAGGTGCTGGTGTCGTCGGGAATCTGCTTGGCGGCTTTTTATTTGACCGGATTGGTGGTTTTAAATCAATTATGGCTGGCATCATCATTTCGATTTTGGCGCTTGGCTATCTCGTATACGACCATGATTGGTATCCATATATCATTTTGCTAACCGTATTAGGATTCAGTGGAGGCATCATTTTTCCGAGCATGTATGCGATGGTCGGAACAATTTGGCCTGAGGGTGGCAGGAAGGCATTCAACTCAATCTATCTGGCGCAAAACGTCGGAGTCGCAATCGGGCCCGCACTCGCTGGTTTGATAGCTTCCGTGCATATCGATTATATATTTTTTGCGAACTTGATTTTCTATGTCATTTTTCTTTTCATTGCCTACTTCGGATATAAAAAGTTGGAAATCGCACCCGATCGCCACACAAACGTTATCCGAGAAACTGAGCGGATAAAGAATAAAGCACCTTTTTATGCATTGCTCATTTTAGTCGGCGGCTATTTGATCACCTGGCTCGTCTATTCGCAATGGTCGACTACGATTTCCACGCATGCACTAGCACTCGGCGTGACCTTAAGAGAGTACAGTTTCATTTGGACGATCAACGGACTGCTGATTGTTATAGGACAACCTATCATCAAACCGCTGATCAAGCGGCTTGAAAAGCAGCTGAAAGCCCAGATGATAATCGGAACGGTCATCTTCATTATCTCCTTCATCGTGGTCAGTTTTGCAGGTTCATTCAAAATGTTCATCGTTTCTATGGTCATCCTAACTTTCGGTGAAATGATTGTATGGCCGGCTATCCCGACATTGGCGAGCCAACTTGCACCAAAAGGCAGGGACGGGTTTTATCAAGGGATCGTCAACTCCGCTGCAACAATCGGACGCATGATCGGCCCATTGGCTGGGGGCATCCTCGTTGAAATCTACGGCATGAAGATGATGCTTCTGTTGCTGACGAGTCTCATGGCCATTACCATTGTCACAACACTTCTATACGACAGACCGCTTACGTCTGAACGAAAGCCGGAAATCCAATGA
- a CDS encoding LysM peptidoglycan-binding and 3D domain-containing protein: MRKHIVTLIFTVVLLIGGTTESFAASSTYTVKKGDTLYKIADIHNVTVKELKTWNGIKSDVIHPNQNLKVVQTDTQKKVAKTPSRSADDNVVKEITVSASAYTANCNGCSGITSTGINLKRNPDAKVIAVDPSIIPLGTKVYVEGYGYAIAGDTGGAIKGNKIDVFFPSKSEAFKWGRKDVKIKILK, translated from the coding sequence TTGAGAAAACATATTGTGACGCTTATCTTTACAGTAGTTTTATTGATCGGTGGTACGACCGAAAGTTTTGCAGCCTCTTCAACGTATACGGTCAAAAAAGGTGACACGCTTTATAAAATTGCCGATATCCATAATGTTACCGTAAAAGAATTGAAAACATGGAATGGCATAAAGTCGGACGTCATTCATCCGAATCAGAACTTGAAGGTTGTCCAAACCGATACTCAAAAAAAGGTTGCCAAAACACCATCGCGATCCGCTGATGACAATGTAGTTAAGGAAATCACGGTTTCTGCTAGTGCGTATACAGCGAATTGCAACGGCTGTTCCGGCATCACCTCAACAGGCATCAACTTGAAGCGCAACCCTGATGCCAAAGTGATTGCAGTTGATCCATCCATTATACCATTGGGCACGAAAGTGTACGTGGAAGGATACGGATATGCAATTGCAGGCGATACAGGCGGCGCGATTAAAGGAAATAAAATTGATGTCTTCTTCCCAAGTAAAAGCGAAGCGTTTAAATGGGGAAGGAAAGACGTGAAGATAAAAATATTGAAATGA
- a CDS encoding GNAT family N-acetyltransferase has translation MTEILVRNAKQNEAKTLADLLSRCQWFTYGELFTNAYIERLIENYYNVERVKQEVTTIDKRWHGYIVAEKEGNLFGVIGGGMINETEGEIYVFYVAPEARGEGIGSRLLDFYTKIQKHTYGAVRQWVSVAKGNMYGIPFYESKGFIFKREEVSYGAAEEDEDISLVYSRRI, from the coding sequence TTGACAGAAATTTTAGTAAGAAACGCGAAGCAGAATGAAGCAAAAACCCTTGCTGACTTGCTTTCACGATGCCAGTGGTTCACTTATGGAGAGCTGTTCACAAACGCCTATATTGAGCGGTTAATTGAGAATTATTACAATGTCGAACGCGTCAAACAGGAAGTCACAACAATCGACAAAAGGTGGCACGGCTATATTGTCGCTGAAAAGGAAGGAAACCTCTTTGGAGTCATTGGAGGCGGCATGATAAATGAGACTGAGGGAGAGATTTACGTATTCTATGTTGCCCCTGAAGCAAGAGGAGAAGGAATTGGTTCAAGATTGTTAGATTTTTATACAAAAATACAGAAGCATACGTATGGAGCGGTCCGGCAATGGGTTTCGGTTGCAAAAGGAAATATGTACGGAATTCCATTTTATGAATCGAAAGGTTTTATTTTTAAGCGGGAAGAGGTATCATATGGTGCGGCCGAAGAGGATGAAGATATATCTCTCGTATATTCCCGCAGAATCTAA
- a CDS encoding SDR family NAD(P)-dependent oxidoreductase, whose protein sequence is MNLFIVTGASKGIGSELMNQLKGRGDKVIGIARTNESRDGDLLTADLSLTDRLAEIIENIVEENLSSATSFTLINNAGTVEPIGLIGTIDETKLTEALAVNLSAPMILSNAFISVLEKFEGRKRIVNISSGAGRNPYEGWGVYCTTKAGLDHFSRVVSLEQEKAEYPVDIISIAPGIIDTGMQETIRASNADDFPLHDRFVDYKQQGHLSSAEETARKLISVMDREDFAKLGPIADIRQIGE, encoded by the coding sequence ATGAACTTATTTATTGTTACAGGTGCATCCAAAGGAATTGGTTCTGAATTGATGAACCAGTTGAAGGGGAGGGGGGACAAGGTGATTGGCATCGCCAGGACAAATGAGAGCCGGGATGGAGATTTGCTGACTGCCGACCTTTCTCTCACCGATCGTTTGGCTGAGATCATTGAGAATATTGTAGAAGAGAACCTTTCATCCGCAACTTCCTTTACGCTGATTAATAATGCAGGAACAGTGGAACCGATCGGGTTGATCGGTACGATAGACGAAACGAAACTGACAGAGGCGCTCGCTGTCAATCTGTCGGCACCAATGATTCTATCGAATGCATTCATCTCGGTGCTTGAAAAGTTTGAAGGACGAAAAAGGATTGTCAACATATCTTCAGGTGCAGGCAGGAATCCATATGAAGGTTGGGGCGTTTATTGCACGACGAAAGCGGGGCTCGATCACTTTTCCCGCGTCGTATCGCTTGAGCAGGAAAAGGCCGAATACCCTGTAGATATCATTTCGATTGCCCCGGGAATCATCGATACTGGCATGCAGGAAACGATCCGGGCGAGTAATGCAGACGATTTCCCGTTGCACGACCGTTTTGTCGACTACAAACAGCAAGGGCATTTAAGCAGTGCGGAAGAGACCGCGCGTAAACTGATTTCCGTAATGGACCGGGAAGACTTTGCTAAGCTAGGCCCGATTGCGGATATCCGGCAAATCGGGGAATGA
- a CDS encoding TIGR01212 family radical SAM protein (This family includes YhcC from E. coli K-12, an uncharacterized radical SAM protein.) has protein sequence MDDFIYPFPTEGKRYHTWSRHLKDEFGFKIFKVALDAGFDCPNRDGTVAFGGCTFCSVAGSGDFAGDRAKPIEVQFNEIRDRMHQKWKEGKYIAYFQAYTNTHAPLPVLKEKFEAALAQPGVVGLSIGTRPDCLPDDVVDYLAELNERTYLWVELGLQTVHEKTAKLVNRAHDYATYVEGVDKLRKHGIRVCTHIINGLPLEDREMMMETARQVAKLDVQGIKIHLLHLLKGTPMVKQYEKGLLEFLERDEYINLVVDQLEILPPGMIVHRITGDGPLDLMIGPMWSASKWDVLNGIDKELERRDSYQGKYYSKEIERI, from the coding sequence ATGGATGACTTCATTTATCCGTTCCCTACTGAGGGGAAACGGTACCATACATGGTCCAGGCATTTGAAGGATGAATTCGGGTTCAAAATATTCAAGGTCGCTCTCGATGCCGGCTTTGATTGTCCGAACCGCGACGGCACAGTAGCTTTCGGCGGCTGTACGTTTTGCAGCGTCGCAGGCTCAGGCGACTTTGCAGGAGACCGGGCAAAGCCGATTGAAGTCCAGTTCAATGAAATCCGCGACCGGATGCATCAGAAGTGGAAAGAAGGCAAGTACATCGCCTATTTTCAAGCGTACACGAATACACATGCCCCGCTGCCCGTTTTGAAGGAGAAGTTCGAAGCGGCCCTAGCCCAACCGGGAGTCGTCGGCCTATCAATCGGCACCCGTCCCGACTGCCTTCCTGATGATGTCGTCGACTATTTGGCTGAGCTGAATGAACGGACGTATTTATGGGTTGAATTAGGGTTGCAGACCGTGCATGAAAAGACTGCCAAGCTCGTGAACAGAGCGCATGATTACGCCACTTACGTGGAAGGCGTAGATAAACTGCGGAAGCACGGCATCCGTGTGTGCACCCATATCATCAATGGCCTTCCGCTTGAAGATAGAGAGATGATGATGGAAACGGCAAGACAAGTGGCGAAGCTCGATGTGCAAGGCATCAAGATCCATTTACTGCACTTGTTGAAAGGGACGCCGATGGTCAAACAATATGAAAAGGGTTTGCTGGAGTTTCTTGAGAGAGATGAGTATATCAACCTTGTCGTCGACCAACTGGAAATTCTTCCGCCCGGGATGATTGTCCATCGCATTACAGGGGATGGTCCGCTCGATTTGATGATCGGTCCGATGTGGAGCGCGTCGAAGTGGGATGTGCTGAACGGCATCGACAAGGAATTGGAACGCCGCGACAGCTATCAAGGTAAGTATTACAGTAAGGAGATTGAACGTATATGA
- a CDS encoding CoA transferase subunit A has translation MKPIYSTAMEAISEIKDGSTLMVGGFGLVGIPEQLILALVEKGVKDLTIISNNCGVDEWGLGLLLKEKQIKKMIGSYVGENKEFERQVLSGEIEVELTPQGTLAEKIRAGGAGIPAFYTPAGVGTTVADGKEIRVFNGKEYVLEEALVADFALVRAAKADKIGNLIYNKTAQNFNPMMAAAGKITIAEVEDIVETGQLDPATIHTPSIYVQGLLQAEQEKRIERLTTQ, from the coding sequence ATGAAACCAATTTATTCAACAGCTATGGAAGCGATTTCAGAAATCAAGGACGGCTCAACGTTAATGGTGGGAGGCTTCGGACTTGTCGGAATCCCGGAACAGCTTATTTTGGCACTCGTCGAAAAAGGTGTCAAAGATTTGACGATCATTTCGAATAACTGTGGTGTGGACGAATGGGGTCTCGGTCTTTTATTGAAAGAAAAGCAGATTAAGAAGATGATCGGTTCCTATGTCGGAGAAAATAAAGAATTCGAGCGCCAAGTGCTTTCAGGCGAAATCGAAGTCGAACTGACACCACAAGGTACGCTTGCTGAAAAGATTCGTGCAGGCGGCGCAGGGATTCCTGCATTCTACACACCGGCAGGAGTAGGGACTACTGTGGCGGACGGAAAAGAGATTAGGGTGTTTAACGGCAAGGAATATGTCCTTGAGGAAGCGCTCGTCGCCGATTTTGCATTGGTTCGCGCAGCGAAGGCGGATAAAATCGGAAACTTGATCTATAACAAGACCGCTCAAAACTTCAATCCAATGATGGCGGCTGCAGGCAAGATCACGATTGCGGAAGTGGAAGATATCGTGGAAACGGGACAACTCGATCCAGCGACGATCCATACTCCAAGCATTTACGTGCAAGGCTTATTGCAAGCGGAACAGGAAAAACGGATTGAGAGATTGACGACTCAATAA
- a CDS encoding GntR family transcriptional regulator, whose amino-acid sequence MPIPSEHQRPTRVTAKESAFTQLQQWIIDGTLQPGEKLNDIELAEALGVSRTPIRESLQLLEVQGFVKMYPGKATQVTEVDKESINDLLPPLAAMQALSTELAAPNLDENVIKELEETNDRFAKAVQEEDYFTALKIDEDFHQIIVDQAANKYIHSIVASLQTHVRRLFFHNSIILTEKSIDEHKDIIKLLKEGKGEKAASIMRENWLRAIDEFHSKKTD is encoded by the coding sequence ATGCCGATACCTTCGGAGCATCAAAGACCGACACGCGTGACAGCGAAAGAAAGTGCATTTACTCAATTGCAGCAATGGATTATTGACGGAACATTGCAGCCAGGCGAAAAGCTGAATGATATCGAACTGGCGGAAGCGCTCGGTGTTAGCAGAACACCGATCCGTGAGTCGCTTCAGTTGCTGGAGGTCCAAGGGTTCGTCAAGATGTATCCGGGAAAAGCGACACAAGTAACAGAGGTGGACAAAGAATCGATCAATGACCTCTTGCCGCCCTTAGCCGCCATGCAAGCTTTATCCACGGAACTTGCAGCCCCTAACTTGGATGAAAATGTCATAAAGGAATTGGAAGAGACGAATGATCGTTTCGCCAAGGCTGTCCAGGAAGAGGATTACTTCACTGCTTTGAAAATCGACGAAGACTTCCATCAAATCATCGTCGACCAAGCGGCGAACAAATATATTCATTCCATTGTCGCTTCTTTGCAAACCCATGTACGTCGATTGTTCTTCCATAACTCGATCATCTTAACGGAAAAGTCGATCGACGAGCATAAGGATATTATTAAGTTACTGAAAGAAGGCAAAGGGGAAAAAGCAGCATCGATCATGCGTGAAAACTGGCTCCGTGCTATCGACGAATTTCATTCCAAGAAAACAGACTAA